A part of Halobaculum sp. MBLA0143 genomic DNA contains:
- a CDS encoding nicotinate-nucleotide--dimethylbenzimidazole phosphoribosyltransferase: protein MTRRGSSSVDDGLAEPRDGDTADTALVVVAGTTATGEIEGISAAGGDPAAAVHTPVADTEILTRGRVRSAATLPVGPNGCPTPAVLSRAVVETLGLETLVVDAGLAASPATQTRRVADRSGADIREAVAVPDAAGTYDRARAVGRSLSADRVVIGETVPGGTTTAMAVLRALGRPTAVSSSLPDNPTALKNTVVADALAASGIAPGDLAGRPLAAVRAVGDPVLPAVAGVVRGATATDTTVVLGGGTQMAAVAALLRGLGVETPLRAATTAYVAADETADLARLGTALSLAWTVTDPALAELGDHPVAAGYAAGAGKEGVGAGGALAVADEAGALAAVRSRVERVYERLSESSSS from the coding sequence GTGACCCGCAGGGGGTCGTCGAGCGTCGACGACGGCCTCGCGGAGCCACGGGACGGCGACACGGCGGACACGGCGTTGGTCGTGGTCGCGGGCACGACGGCGACCGGCGAGATCGAGGGGATCAGCGCCGCCGGCGGCGACCCCGCGGCGGCGGTCCACACTCCGGTCGCCGACACGGAGATTCTGACTCGCGGGCGCGTCCGGTCGGCGGCGACGCTCCCGGTCGGCCCGAACGGCTGTCCGACGCCGGCGGTGTTGTCGCGAGCGGTCGTGGAGACGCTGGGACTGGAAACGCTCGTGGTCGACGCCGGGCTCGCCGCGTCGCCGGCGACCCAGACCAGACGTGTCGCCGACCGCTCGGGAGCAGACATCCGCGAAGCCGTAGCGGTGCCGGACGCGGCCGGAACCTACGACCGAGCACGGGCGGTCGGACGGTCGCTGTCGGCCGACAGGGTCGTGATCGGCGAGACCGTGCCCGGCGGGACGACGACGGCGATGGCAGTGCTGCGGGCGCTGGGCCGGCCGACGGCCGTCTCCTCGTCGCTGCCGGACAACCCGACCGCGCTGAAGAACACGGTGGTCGCGGACGCGCTCGCGGCCAGCGGCATCGCGCCCGGCGACCTCGCCGGCCGGCCGTTGGCGGCCGTTCGGGCCGTCGGCGACCCGGTGTTACCGGCCGTCGCCGGCGTCGTCCGCGGCGCCACGGCCACGGACACGACAGTCGTCCTGGGCGGTGGGACACAGATGGCGGCCGTCGCGGCACTGCTGCGTGGGCTGGGCGTCGAGACGCCGCTGCGGGCGGCGACGACCGCGTACGTCGCGGCCGACGAGACGGCGGACCTGGCCCGGCTCGGGACGGCGCTGTCGCTGGCGTGGACAGTCACGGACCCGGCACTGGCGGAGTTGGGTGACCACCCGGTCGCGGCGGGGTACGCCGCGGGAGCGGGGAAGGAGGGCGTCGGCGCCGGCGGTGCGCTGGCGGTCGCAGACGAGGCGGGCGCGCTGGCGGCCGTCCGGAGCCGGGTCGAACGCGTCTACGAACGGCTCTCGGAGTCGTCGTCGTCGTGA
- a CDS encoding ArsR/SmtB family transcription factor, whose protein sequence is MSESAVSSRVAEAAARPTADDGTEVATAGLELLSDDCARSILSTVAREPVPARTISERLDVSRTTVYRRLDRLEEAGLLTANVEYDPDGHHRKVFRLAVDELAVTVGPDGVSVECHDDDDSESRS, encoded by the coding sequence ATGTCCGAGAGTGCTGTCAGTTCCCGCGTCGCCGAGGCGGCCGCACGACCGACCGCAGACGACGGTACGGAGGTCGCGACGGCCGGCCTAGAGCTTCTGAGTGACGACTGCGCCCGGTCGATCCTGTCGACGGTCGCCAGAGAGCCCGTGCCGGCTCGCACGATCTCCGAACGGCTCGACGTGTCGCGCACGACCGTCTACCGCCGGCTCGACCGGCTGGAGGAGGCCGGGTTGTTGACCGCGAACGTGGAGTACGACCCGGACGGCCACCACCGGAAGGTGTTCCGGTTGGCCGTCGACGAACTCGCCGTCACGGTCGGCCCGGACGGCGTCTCCGTCGAGTGTCACGACGACGACGACTCCGAGAGCCGTTCGTAG
- a CDS encoding sensor histidine kinase has translation MADSTPGDGAGGKAPPDREQGVAEYTEPAIAYREADDDGEAVVVDTNAAFEAVATGDGGSLAGLLDDCLPDRDGEAVAGRLVAGDRTEPVAFHDPDASFLPRVVVRRDTVCHLLFVELEPVADAGDTDGDEPVAETDAPAVGDSEAVAHVVSHDLRNPLDVAGAHLELARDEHDGTHLRRVAEAHERMEQIIRDVLTLARGERAIDASEGVDMGAVVETAWESVAADDVTVTVGDVPTTTADRPRVERLVENLLRNAVDHAGDTPTVEAGGLPDDAGFYVADDGDGISATARDAVFEPGYTESGSGTGLGLAIVRRIAAAHGWTVKITDSETGGARVEVWFDDPEGHTTEGTTQ, from the coding sequence ATGGCAGATAGCACTCCCGGCGACGGGGCCGGCGGCAAGGCACCGCCCGACCGCGAACAGGGGGTCGCAGAGTACACGGAGCCGGCGATCGCGTATCGGGAGGCGGACGACGACGGAGAGGCAGTCGTCGTCGACACGAACGCCGCCTTCGAGGCCGTGGCCACCGGCGACGGCGGCAGTCTCGCCGGACTCCTGGACGACTGTCTCCCCGACCGAGACGGTGAGGCGGTCGCCGGGCGGCTCGTCGCCGGCGACCGGACGGAACCGGTCGCGTTCCACGACCCCGACGCCAGTTTCCTCCCGCGAGTAGTCGTTCGCCGCGACACGGTGTGTCACCTCCTGTTCGTCGAACTCGAGCCCGTCGCCGACGCCGGGGACACGGACGGCGACGAGCCAGTGGCCGAGACGGACGCGCCGGCCGTCGGCGACTCCGAGGCGGTCGCACACGTCGTGAGCCACGACCTCCGGAACCCGTTGGACGTGGCGGGCGCCCACCTCGAGCTCGCGCGCGACGAACACGACGGCACCCACCTCCGTCGGGTTGCAGAGGCACACGAGCGGATGGAACAGATAATCAGAGACGTGCTGACACTCGCGCGGGGCGAGCGGGCGATCGACGCCTCCGAGGGGGTCGACATGGGCGCGGTCGTAGAGACCGCCTGGGAGAGCGTCGCGGCCGACGACGTGACCGTGACCGTCGGCGACGTGCCGACGACGACCGCCGACCGTCCGCGGGTGGAGCGACTCGTCGAGAACCTGCTGCGCAACGCCGTCGACCACGCGGGCGACACGCCGACGGTGGAGGCGGGCGGACTGCCGGACGACGCCGGCTTCTACGTCGCCGACGACGGGGACGGCATCTCGGCGACGGCCCGCGACGCGGTGTTCGAGCCGGGGTACACGGAGAGCGGCAGCGGCACGGGTCTCGGCCTGGCGATCGTCAGGCGGATCGCCGCCGCCCACGGCTGGACGGTGAAGATCACGGACAGCGAGACGGGCGGCGCCCGCGTGGAAGTGTGGTTCGACGACCCCGAAGGACACACGACGGAGGGGACCACACAGTGA
- a CDS encoding histidinol-phosphate transaminase, protein MRRDAAGRLDREPHGSTDDPELLDFSANTNPAVPPGTEAAYRAAFDDARSYPAEPPADYREAAASAVDCDPGAVVPTPGGLAAIRRTVALAVEPGDSVLVPAPSFGEYAREVRLQGGEPVFHPAETVTDADPSDHALAVVCTPNNPTGTGYELTELEAFARRCRAADTPLLADEAFLGFRDRPSLSGTDGVVVARALTKLYGLPGIRAGYAVATGELGEALRGSRRTWNLGTPALAVGTHCLRQREFVRETRDRVVDERARLAAALSEWFDVVDSRAPFLTFDVGEQSVADFVAATRERGVAVRDATTFRRLDSHVRVAVRRPAENDRLLEVVRAVRE, encoded by the coding sequence GTGAGACGAGACGCCGCGGGCCGTCTCGATAGGGAACCACACGGCTCGACGGACGACCCGGAACTGCTGGACTTCTCGGCGAACACGAACCCGGCGGTGCCGCCCGGGACGGAGGCGGCGTACCGCGCGGCGTTCGACGACGCACGGAGCTACCCGGCGGAGCCGCCGGCCGACTACCGCGAGGCGGCGGCGTCGGCGGTCGACTGTGACCCCGGGGCAGTGGTCCCGACGCCCGGTGGGCTGGCGGCGATCAGACGGACCGTCGCGCTGGCGGTCGAGCCCGGCGACAGCGTGCTCGTTCCGGCGCCGAGCTTCGGCGAGTACGCCCGCGAGGTGCGGCTCCAGGGCGGCGAACCGGTGTTCCACCCGGCGGAGACCGTCACCGACGCGGACCCGTCCGACCACGCGCTCGCAGTGGTGTGCACGCCGAACAACCCCACCGGCACGGGCTACGAACTGACGGAACTGGAGGCGTTCGCCCGTCGGTGTCGCGCCGCCGACACGCCGTTGCTGGCAGACGAGGCGTTCCTGGGGTTCCGCGACCGGCCGTCGCTCTCGGGGACGGACGGCGTGGTGGTCGCGCGGGCGCTGACGAAGCTGTACGGCCTCCCCGGGATTCGTGCGGGCTACGCGGTCGCGACGGGGGAACTGGGCGAGGCGCTGCGCGGGAGCCGACGGACCTGGAACCTCGGGACGCCGGCGCTGGCGGTCGGCACTCACTGTCTCCGGCAACGGGAGTTCGTCCGGGAGACGCGCGACCGGGTGGTCGACGAGCGTGCGCGGCTCGCGGCGGCGTTGTCGGAGTGGTTCGACGTGGTCGACTCTCGGGCACCGTTCCTGACGTTCGACGTGGGCGAGCAGTCCGTCGCCGACTTCGTCGCGGCGACCCGCGAGCGGGGCGTCGCCGTCCGGGACGCGACGACGTTCCGCCGGCTGGACAGCCACGTCAGAGTCGCGGTCCGGCGCCCGGCCGAGAACGACCGGTTGTTGGAGGTGGTGCGTGCCGTTCGAGAGTGA
- a CDS encoding adenosylcobinamide amidohydrolase, whose amino-acid sequence MPFESEVREEVFRLRRPDTRWLSTGFGGGYRDAPAAYNVTVPTGFDRTDLRAYLRERRRRVGFDADGPGLLTGVAMRHVRGARHGPVAAYATAGVSNPAVLAVDDERADDAPTRSTPDDDPGTTTSSPTSDDSTTTDDHPRHDGTVNVVVATTRALDDGVLAELLTTVVEAKTATLLARTGFTGTTTDAVIVGTATDGEPASFAGAATTVGAAARACVRRAVTATVSARYADASPPTAVADADYGVVTDERATAFDPRSDDAWSDTDHTV is encoded by the coding sequence GTGCCGTTCGAGAGTGAGGTGCGGGAGGAGGTGTTCCGCCTCCGGCGACCGGACACGCGGTGGCTGTCGACCGGCTTCGGCGGCGGCTACCGCGACGCGCCGGCGGCGTACAACGTCACCGTCCCGACCGGGTTCGACCGGACGGACCTCCGGGCGTACCTCCGGGAGCGACGGCGACGCGTGGGGTTCGACGCGGACGGCCCCGGGCTCCTCACCGGCGTGGCGATGCGGCACGTCCGCGGGGCGCGACACGGCCCGGTCGCCGCGTACGCGACGGCCGGCGTGTCGAACCCCGCGGTGCTGGCAGTCGACGACGAACGAGCGGACGACGCGCCGACTCGGTCGACGCCGGACGACGACCCGGGGACGACGACCTCGTCACCGACGTCGGACGACAGCACGACGACCGACGATCACCCTCGCCACGACGGGACGGTGAACGTCGTCGTGGCGACGACCCGGGCGTTGGACGACGGGGTGCTGGCGGAGCTGCTGACGACGGTCGTGGAGGCGAAAACGGCGACGCTGCTTGCCCGGACGGGGTTCACGGGGACGACGACGGACGCGGTGATCGTCGGCACCGCGACGGACGGAGAGCCGGCGTCGTTCGCGGGCGCGGCGACGACGGTCGGCGCCGCCGCCAGGGCGTGTGTCCGTCGGGCCGTGACGGCGACCGTGTCGGCCCGCTACGCGGACGCGAGCCCGCCGACCGCCGTTGCCGACGCCGACTACGGTGTCGTCACGGACGAGCGCGCAACCGCGTTCGACCCGCGCAGCGACGACGCCTGGAGCGACACCGATCACACAGTATAA
- a CDS encoding response regulator transcription factor codes for MALVTVDSTAEIRALVVDDEKEVADAYALRLQGVCETETAYTGKQALEIASESTVDLVLLDRHMPGMSGDEVLEELRDRGFDGRIIMVTAVDPDFGVVEMPFDEYLCKPMNREDLHAAVEHQRRVLAYETLGEFFSAESKRAVLAAEIPEEHRDDREEYRELAARVERLEERVSRLLGEDTSVVENFAEIEREEA; via the coding sequence ATGGCTCTGGTGACTGTCGATTCGACGGCAGAGATTCGTGCACTCGTCGTCGACGACGAGAAGGAGGTGGCAGACGCGTACGCGTTGCGCCTCCAAGGTGTGTGTGAGACGGAGACGGCCTACACCGGCAAACAGGCGCTGGAGATCGCCTCGGAGTCGACCGTCGATCTCGTGTTGCTCGACCGACACATGCCGGGGATGTCCGGCGACGAGGTGTTGGAGGAGCTGCGGGACCGCGGGTTCGACGGCCGGATCATCATGGTGACGGCGGTGGACCCGGACTTCGGGGTGGTAGAGATGCCGTTCGACGAGTACCTCTGTAAGCCGATGAACCGGGAGGACCTCCACGCGGCCGTCGAACACCAACGGCGCGTGCTGGCGTACGAGACGCTGGGGGAGTTCTTCAGCGCCGAGTCGAAGCGGGCCGTCCTGGCGGCGGAGATCCCCGAGGAGCACCGCGACGACCGCGAGGAGTACCGCGAGCTGGCGGCGCGCGTCGAACGGCTAGAGGAGCGCGTCAGCCGGCTGCTCGGCGAGGACACGTCCGTCGTGGAGAACTTCGCCGAGATCGAGCGCGAGGAGGCGTAG
- a CDS encoding cob(I)yrinic acid a,c-diamide adenosyltransferase yields the protein MTDDTHDETATESNGATNETADGEQDADAPSGPVEPQPITPAAPEAFGRVQVWWGGGKGKTTAAMGMGMRAAGHGYRVHLLQFMKGGAASVEDVRGEYNAIAALSGFSYENSGHYGWHGSLDGTDEDAHEARAAAGLERTRELLDAAADGDPTTQVALDAPPEAGVHLLILDEILYAANRGLIDPDDVVELIERAPEQLELVLTGGHEEPTYATSEADLVTHVEKRRHHFDEGGRARKGTEF from the coding sequence ATGACAGACGACACACACGACGAGACGGCGACGGAGTCGAACGGAGCGACGAACGAGACGGCAGACGGAGAGCAGGACGCAGACGCGCCGTCGGGGCCAGTCGAGCCACAGCCGATCACCCCGGCCGCCCCGGAGGCGTTCGGGCGCGTCCAGGTGTGGTGGGGTGGTGGCAAGGGGAAGACGACGGCCGCGATGGGGATGGGGATGCGGGCGGCCGGTCACGGCTACCGCGTCCACCTCCTCCAGTTCATGAAAGGCGGGGCCGCGAGCGTCGAGGACGTGCGCGGCGAGTACAACGCCATCGCGGCGTTGTCGGGGTTCAGCTACGAGAACTCCGGTCACTACGGCTGGCACGGCTCGCTGGACGGCACCGACGAGGACGCCCACGAGGCCCGCGCCGCGGCGGGACTGGAGCGCACTCGTGAACTGCTCGACGCCGCCGCCGACGGCGACCCGACGACCCAGGTCGCGCTCGACGCCCCGCCGGAGGCGGGCGTCCACCTCCTGATCCTCGACGAGATCCTGTACGCCGCCAACCGGGGGCTGATCGACCCCGACGACGTGGTCGAGTTGATCGAACGAGCCCCCGAACAGCTGGAGCTCGTGTTGACCGGCGGCCACGAGGAGCCGACGTACGCGACGAGCGAGGCGGATCTCGTCACGCACGTCGAGAAACGACGCCACCACTTCGACGAGGGTGGCCGCGCCCGGAAGGGGACGGAGTTCTGA
- a CDS encoding CobD/CbiB family cobalamin biosynthesis protein — MTAAATAAVAVAYAADAVVGEFPGRVHPVAAFGRAVAPLDREWTRPGVVGAAATVALPLVAAGVCWAVVAGPARLGDATLAQAATAVAAGTVLFSTTSLRMLLAVAGDVIDATETDLAVARERVRALVGRETDGLDAADLRSAAVESAAENLADGLVAPLSAFAVGAQVSLAVGAAAAGWVKAVNTMDSMLGYRSKPVGRASARLDDAVVWLPARATAALLAVAGRAPGSLARARRWADEPASPNSGWPMATLATVLGVRLRKPGAYDLVAGPALPTVTAARRGVRVVAVAGGLVGLLVGVVVWP; from the coding sequence GTGACGGCGGCGGCGACGGCGGCGGTGGCAGTGGCGTACGCGGCCGACGCCGTGGTCGGCGAGTTCCCCGGTCGGGTCCACCCGGTCGCGGCGTTCGGACGCGCGGTCGCGCCGCTGGACCGAGAGTGGACGCGACCGGGGGTCGTCGGGGCCGCGGCCACAGTGGCGTTGCCGCTCGTCGCCGCCGGCGTCTGTTGGGCGGTCGTCGCCGGTCCCGCGCGGCTCGGCGACGCGACGCTCGCGCAGGCGGCGACCGCGGTCGCGGCCGGGACGGTACTGTTCTCGACGACGAGTCTCCGGATGCTGTTGGCCGTCGCCGGCGACGTGATCGACGCGACGGAGACGGACCTCGCGGTCGCCCGCGAGCGAGTGCGGGCGCTCGTCGGTCGGGAGACGGACGGACTGGACGCGGCCGACCTCCGGAGCGCGGCCGTCGAGAGCGCCGCCGAGAACCTCGCGGACGGGCTCGTCGCGCCGCTGTCGGCGTTCGCCGTCGGCGCGCAGGTCTCACTCGCCGTCGGCGCCGCCGCCGCGGGCTGGGTGAAGGCGGTGAACACGATGGACTCGATGCTGGGGTACCGTTCGAAGCCGGTCGGGCGGGCCAGCGCCCGGCTGGACGACGCCGTCGTCTGGCTGCCGGCGCGCGCGACGGCGGCGTTGCTGGCGGTCGCCGGCCGCGCTCCGGGGTCGTTGGCGCGGGCACGACGGTGGGCCGACGAGCCGGCCTCGCCCAACTCCGGGTGGCCGATGGCGACGCTGGCGACCGTGCTCGGAGTGCGGCTCCGGAAGCCCGGGGCGTACGACCTCGTGGCCGGGCCGGCGCTGCCGACGGTGACGGCAGCGCGCCGGGGGGTCAGGGTCGTCGCCGTCGCCGGCGGACTGGTCGGCCTGCTCGTGGGGGTGGTCGTGTGGCCCTGA
- a CDS encoding P-II family nitrogen regulator, producing the protein MSESPDEETDAELQMVVAVIRPEKLGAVKTALAEVGAPSLTVADVAGRGSQPEKVGQWRGEEYTVDLHQKTRIECIVADIPASDVVSAIADAANTGEPGDGKIFVLPVADAHQIRTGATGTDAV; encoded by the coding sequence GTGAGCGAGTCACCCGACGAGGAGACGGACGCGGAGCTCCAGATGGTCGTCGCGGTGATCCGCCCGGAGAAGCTCGGGGCGGTCAAGACTGCGCTCGCGGAGGTCGGGGCGCCGTCGCTCACGGTCGCCGACGTCGCCGGCCGCGGGTCACAGCCGGAGAAGGTCGGCCAGTGGCGCGGCGAGGAGTACACCGTCGACCTCCACCAGAAGACCCGGATCGAGTGTATCGTCGCGGATATTCCCGCGAGCGACGTGGTCTCGGCCATCGCCGACGCCGCCAACACGGGCGAGCCCGGCGACGGGAAGATCTTCGTCTTACCCGTCGCGGACGCCCACCAGATCCGGACGGGCGCCACCGGGACGGACGCGGTGTAG
- a CDS encoding NTP transferase domain-containing protein: MDAVVMCGGRGTRLATATEKPLVAVGDRPMVDRVVEALVAAAGVDRVVAAVSPHTPATRAHLREREAASTVVETAGEGYVADLDDALAAVSRPALTVAADLPLLDGEAVETVVTAYERVASEADGTAPSLSVCVPADRVRALGATLDTTFAPDGRSLAPTGVNVVGEPDGSDRRLVRADDRLAVNVNRSRDRRVAARLLAERQRGAET; encoded by the coding sequence GTGGACGCTGTCGTGATGTGTGGCGGGCGCGGCACTCGCTTGGCGACGGCGACGGAGAAGCCACTCGTCGCCGTCGGGGACCGACCGATGGTCGATCGCGTGGTCGAGGCGCTCGTCGCCGCGGCCGGCGTCGACCGCGTCGTCGCCGCCGTGTCGCCGCACACGCCGGCGACGCGGGCACACCTCCGCGAGCGCGAGGCAGCCTCGACCGTCGTCGAGACGGCCGGCGAGGGGTACGTCGCGGACCTGGACGACGCGCTCGCGGCGGTCTCGCGGCCGGCGCTGACGGTCGCGGCCGACCTGCCGTTGCTCGACGGCGAGGCCGTCGAGACGGTCGTGACGGCCTACGAGCGTGTCGCGTCCGAGGCCGACGGCACTGCTCCCTCACTGTCCGTCTGTGTCCCTGCGGACCGCGTCCGGGCGCTGGGAGCGACTCTGGACACGACGTTCGCGCCCGACGGACGCTCGCTCGCGCCGACGGGGGTGAACGTCGTCGGCGAGCCGGACGGCTCGGACCGGCGACTCGTCCGTGCGGACGACCGGCTGGCGGTGAACGTCAACCGCTCGCGGGACCGGCGCGTCGCGGCGCGACTGCTCGCGGAACGACAGCGAGGTGCAGAGACGTGA
- the cobS gene encoding adenosylcobinamide-GDP ribazoletransferase, with the protein MALTAVRGAVGFLSRLPVGQSEVAWRAFGDRPVAFPLAGWLLGGLLATVTLLPGPDATVATVFVVATYLLTGPTHADGVADLGDAAAVHGDPERRRSVMRDSDLGAGGALALTVVVGGLFAAGLSLGSLPVRTAVAVVVASEVAAKTAMATLVCLGTATHEGLASALTATTDARDLGPVVVAAAPATALSWTAPAATLVAVPTGAVVAGALLWWARRTLDGVSGDVFGAANELTRLVAIHAGVVAWTLS; encoded by the coding sequence GTGGCCCTGACGGCCGTCCGCGGCGCGGTGGGGTTCCTCTCCCGACTGCCGGTCGGGCAGTCGGAGGTCGCCTGGCGGGCGTTCGGCGACCGTCCGGTCGCGTTCCCGTTGGCCGGGTGGCTGTTGGGGGGGCTCCTGGCGACGGTGACGCTCCTCCCCGGACCGGACGCGACCGTCGCGACCGTCTTCGTCGTGGCGACGTACCTCCTCACTGGCCCGACGCACGCCGACGGCGTCGCGGACCTGGGTGACGCCGCGGCGGTCCACGGCGACCCGGAGCGACGACGGTCGGTGATGCGGGACAGCGACCTGGGTGCCGGCGGGGCGTTGGCGCTGACGGTCGTCGTCGGCGGGCTGTTCGCGGCCGGGCTGTCGCTGGGGTCGCTGCCGGTCCGGACGGCCGTCGCGGTGGTCGTCGCGAGCGAGGTGGCCGCCAAGACCGCGATGGCGACGCTCGTCTGTCTCGGGACGGCCACCCACGAGGGGCTGGCGTCGGCGTTGACGGCGACGACGGACGCCCGCGACCTCGGACCGGTCGTGGTCGCGGCCGCGCCGGCGACGGCCCTGTCGTGGACCGCGCCGGCGGCGACGCTGGTCGCCGTCCCCACGGGGGCGGTCGTCGCCGGCGCGCTGCTGTGGTGGGCCCGGCGCACGCTCGACGGCGTGAGCGGCGACGTGTTCGGGGCCGCGAACGAACTGACGCGGCTCGTTGCGATCCACGCGGGGGTGGTGGCGTGGACGCTGTCGTGA
- a CDS encoding bacterio-opsin activator domain-containing protein — protein MTDDPTRTDGGTETDPTTSAGRPALRLDACPYGVVIVDDGTVDAVNDIAADLFDVDADDAVGASVESVTPVSVESTLPSLFAGGDPTTDHEFEEYYPELERWLSVTVVPTDGGCAVYVDDVTDRVTAERETERLREELDDVVGVTDLLSAVLVELVDATDREAVAETIVRTLGEREEYEFAWLGEREPGGDRLRVRAAAGDTGNLFEQVEDHLGEIPERTAVERDEARVIQPITESEAVPAPVRQAAFADGVQSFVAVPLTYGGTAYGVVGVYAAGKDAFSERAREAFETLGSMAGFAVNAARNQNLLFADTITEFTVDVMDATAPFVGLAREFDATFDVDGTVPQGRDRVVAYLTTEGPSATAVADSLADHDEVRDVRVVTDTETTARLEVTLGEGTPLQTVATLGASVGRATYSEGRGRIGVELPSGEEVRQVGEALRRQFDADTVSKVQRDRSVTTAGDMRSELGSDLTERQETALRTAYLAGYFESPRDSTAEEVGEALGITGSTLLHHLRTGQRKLLDIYFDGEDTGRRGD, from the coding sequence GTGACCGACGACCCCACACGAACCGACGGTGGGACGGAGACGGACCCCACCACGAGCGCGGGCCGCCCGGCGCTACGGCTCGACGCCTGCCCGTACGGCGTGGTGATCGTCGACGACGGCACCGTCGACGCGGTCAACGACATCGCCGCGGACCTGTTCGACGTCGACGCCGACGACGCCGTCGGCGCGTCCGTCGAGTCGGTCACGCCGGTGTCTGTCGAGTCGACGCTGCCGTCGTTGTTCGCCGGCGGCGACCCGACGACCGACCACGAGTTCGAGGAGTACTACCCGGAGCTGGAGCGGTGGCTGTCCGTGACAGTCGTCCCGACGGACGGCGGCTGTGCGGTGTACGTCGACGACGTGACCGACCGCGTCACCGCCGAGCGGGAGACGGAACGGCTCCGCGAGGAGTTGGACGACGTCGTCGGCGTGACGGACCTGTTGTCGGCAGTGTTGGTCGAGTTGGTGGACGCGACGGACCGCGAGGCGGTCGCAGAGACCATCGTCCGGACGCTGGGCGAGCGCGAGGAGTACGAGTTCGCCTGGCTGGGCGAACGGGAGCCGGGCGGCGACCGGCTCCGCGTCCGGGCGGCCGCCGGGGACACCGGGAACCTGTTCGAACAGGTGGAAGATCACCTCGGCGAGATCCCGGAACGGACGGCCGTGGAACGCGACGAGGCGCGAGTGATCCAACCGATCACGGAGTCGGAGGCGGTGCCGGCGCCGGTGCGGCAGGCGGCGTTCGCCGACGGCGTCCAGTCGTTCGTCGCCGTGCCGCTCACGTACGGCGGCACCGCCTACGGCGTCGTCGGCGTGTACGCCGCCGGGAAAGACGCCTTCTCCGAGCGGGCCCGCGAGGCGTTCGAGACCCTGGGGTCGATGGCCGGCTTCGCCGTCAACGCCGCCCGCAACCAGAACCTCCTGTTCGCCGACACGATCACGGAGTTCACCGTCGACGTGATGGACGCCACGGCGCCGTTCGTCGGGCTCGCCCGCGAGTTCGACGCGACGTTCGACGTGGACGGCACCGTCCCACAGGGACGCGACCGCGTGGTGGCGTACCTCACGACGGAGGGCCCCTCGGCGACGGCCGTCGCCGACTCGCTCGCCGACCACGACGAGGTCCGGGACGTGCGTGTCGTGACGGACACGGAGACGACCGCCCGGCTGGAGGTGACGCTCGGCGAGGGAACGCCGCTCCAGACGGTGGCGACGCTGGGCGCGTCCGTCGGGCGGGCGACGTACTCGGAGGGGCGAGGCCGGATCGGCGTCGAACTCCCGTCGGGCGAAGAGGTGCGACAGGTGGGTGAGGCGCTGCGGCGGCAGTTCGACGCCGACACGGTGTCGAAGGTGCAGCGCGACCGCTCGGTCACGACCGCCGGCGACATGCGGTCGGAGCTGGGCAGCGATCTGACGGAGCGACAGGAGACGGCGCTGCGGACGGCCTACCTCGCGGGCTACTTCGAGTCACCCCGCGACAGCACGGCCGAAGAGGTGGGTGAGGCGTTGGGGATCACCGGCTCGACGCTGTTGCACCACCTCCGGACGGGACAACGGAAGCTGTTGGACATCTACTTCGACGGCGAAGACACCGGGCGCCGCGGGGACTGA